One Castanea sativa cultivar Marrone di Chiusa Pesio chromosome 4, ASM4071231v1 DNA window includes the following coding sequences:
- the LOC142632570 gene encoding uncharacterized protein LOC142632570 — MSCLVWSCRGLGNPCTVNELEMERAKDPSVVFLAETLADEAILKDVKRKIQFENMFVSPQTSRGGGLVLFWRSTIDISVEGSDKNHIDTIIDKNKDSEWRFTGFYGELDTQKRIESWDLLQALKRKSQSPWLCVGDFNELVRSEEKLGGSRRSHNQMQLFREAIDAYWLNHFAGTKVVHLTCTTSDHSPLWIVPSGIDPLPSSRPFRFEEMWMSDKGCGRVIEAVWRGSFPCEAERQVIKKIEKCGSELSKWSRENFGHVRRQLAEKKKWLVKAEKEAMQNGSNHRVRGLKKEINKLLVKENQMWRQRAKAFWLVDGDKNSRYFYSRATQRHQKNRILGVQNSSGAWVSQPEGIAEAFTTYYQQLFESSNLSLGLITMEKVVTNDMNARLSQDFLEWEVEAALKQMALLKAPSPDGPLEMSVKRSLIFLPPMKYDKYLGLPSLVGKHKKASFDYIKERVWRRLQGWEESLLSQAGREVLIKAVVQAIPTYTISYQIGLCHEIEKLIRGFWWGQRGNRRKIHWIKWENMCEPKSEGGMGFKELSLFNDALLAKQTWRLLHNTNSLFYKVFKSKFFPHCSIMEAKEGYGGSYAWKSILKGREVIRRGSKWRVGNGESIKLWGGKWLPSLQSQSLQSPLTAELQNATVWNEDQWNFRDQKAFQDFPHLLLHVFESGCGAEIFAMLCWTIWYRRNKIRTATPGFPLNLIVQRAFEALMEFRSAQPKRSVVFGWRACHNALPTSQNLLKHRVLEVATCKLCTLISEDCIHALWECGVAQDIWAGSLVGVQKIASQQASQRFFGGFLKLSNSALSYGAVIRNENAEVIASFSVHGPKAVDSSEAELLACRRAIQFAIEVGIIDVVIEGDNAMIIGSIAKRDLSGARLGHIFIDIQALLAGLTWFSISSVKREANYVAHSLARYARHTQEDVFWIEDSPPLALEALDFDFAHIH, encoded by the exons ATGAGTTGCTTAGTGTGGAGCTgtcgtgggcttgggaacccatGTACAGTTAATGAGCTTGAGATGGAGAGGGCAAAAGATCCATCTGTCGTGTTTTTAGCTGAGACATTGGCAGATGAAGCAATTTTAAAAGATGTGAAAAGGAAAATTCAATTCGAAAATATGTTTGTATCACCACAGACAAGCAGGGGAGGAGGGTTAGTGTTGTTTTGGAGGTCGACAATTGATATTTCAGTGGAGGGGTCGGATAAGAACCATATTGATACAATCATAGATAAGAACAAAGATTCTGAGTGGCGTTTCACAGGGTTTTATGGTGAACTGGATACTCAAAAAAGGATTGAGTCTTGGGATTTGCTACAAGCTCTAAAAAGGAAATCTCAAAGTCCATGGTTGTGTGTGGGGGACTTCAATGAGTTGGTAAGAAGTGAAGAAAAATTAGGGGGCAGTAGACGAAGTCACAATCAAATGCAATTGTTTCGTGAAGCAATTGATGCAT ATTGGCTCAACCACTTTGCTGGCACCAAGGTTGTTCACCTCACATGTACTACTTCGGATCATTCCCCTCTATGGATTGTTCCAAGTGGTATAGACCCCCTACCAAGTTCAAGGCCATTCCGCTTTGAAGAGATGTGGATGTCAGATAAGGGTTGTGGAAGGGTGATTGAAGCAGTATGGAGAGGTTCATTCCCTTGTGAAGCTGAAAGACAAGTgataaaaaagattgaaaaatgCGGGAGTGAGTTATCAAAGTGGAGTCGTGAGAACTTTGGCCATGTTAGGAGACAATTAGCCGAAAAAAAGAAGTGGTTGGTGAAAGCCGAAAAAGAAGCAATGCAAAATGGGAGTAATCATCGTGTGAGGGGTTTGAAAAAGGAGATTAACAAATTGTTGGTGAAGGAAAATCAGATGTGGAGGCAGCGAGCTAAGGCTTTTTGGTTGGTTGATGGTGATAAAAATTCAAGGTATTTTTATAGTAGGGCTACTCAAAGGCATCAAAAGAATCGAATTTTGGGGGTCCAAAATTCTTCGGGTGCTTGGGTCAGCCAACCCGAGGGCATAGCTGAGGCTTTTACAACATACTATCAACAACTCTTTGAGTCTTCCAACCTGAGTTTAGGACTGATTACAATGGAGAAGGTGGTCACCAATGATATGAATGCTCGATTGTCACAAGATTTCTTAGAATGGGAGGTAGAAGCTGCACTAAAACAGATGGCTCTGTTAAAAGCTCCTAGCCCCGATG GTCCACTAGAGATGAGTGTCAAAAGGAGCTTGATCTTCTTGCCTCCTATGAAA TATGATAAGTATTTGGGGTTACCTTCACTTGTGGGCAAGCATAAAAAAGCTAGCTTTGATTACATTAAAGAGAGGGTTTGGAGGAGGCTTCAAGGATGGGAAGAAAGCCTATTATCACAAGCGGGGCGAGAAGTTTTGATTAAGGCAGTTGTTCAAGCTATTCCAACATATACCATAAGCTACCAAATTGGCCTTTGTCATGAAATAGAAAAACTCATTCGTGgtttttggtggggtcaaagaGGAAACCGTAGGAAAATTCATTGGATTAAGTGGGAGAACATGTGTGAACCAAAGTCTGAAGGTGGCATGGGTTTCAAAGAACTATCATTGTTCAATGATGCTCTCTTAGCCAAACAAACATGGAGGTTGCTGCATAATACCAACTCTTTGTTTTACAAAGTATTTAAGTCCAAGTTCTTTCCACATTGTTCTATAATGGAAGCTAAGGAGGGTTATGGAGGGTCGTATgcttggaagagtattttgAAGGGTAGGGAGGTCATAAGGAGAGGGTCAAAATGGAGAGTGGGCAATGGAGAATCTATCAAGTTGTGGGGTGGTAAGTGGCTGCCTTCTTTGCAAAGTCAAAGCCTCCAAAGTCCTCTCACAGCTGAACTACAAAATGCCACG GTGTGGAATGAAGACCAATGGAATTTCAGAGATCAAAAAGCGTTCCAAGATTTTCCCCATCTGCTCCTCCATGTTTTTGAATCGGGTTGTGGTGCTGAGATTTTTGCAATGCTGTGTTGGACGATTTGGTATCGAAGAAATAAGATCAGAACAGCCACACCTGGCTTTCCTCTTAATCTTATAGTACAGCGAGCATTTGAGGCGTTGATGGAGTTTCGCTCTGCACAGCCAAAGAGGTCAGTG GTATTCGGGTGGAGGGCCTGCCATAATGCTTTGCCTACCAGTCAGAATTTGCTGAAGCACAGAGTATTAGAGGTGGCTACTTGCAAGTTGTGTACTCTGATCTCTGAAGACTGTATCCACGCCCTTTGGGAGTGCGGTGTAGCTCAGGATATATGGGCTGGAAGTTTGGTGGGAGTGCAGAAAATAGCGTCGCAGCAG GCGAGCCAAAGATTTTTTGGAGGATTTTTGAAGCTCTCAAATTCGGCTCTCA GTTATGGGGCTGTCATTCGCAATGAGAATGCTGAAGTGATAGCCTCGTTCTCTGTCCATGGTCCAAAAGCAGTTGATAGCAGTGAAGCTGAGTTACTCGCTTGTCGGAGGGCTATACAGTTTGCTATTGAGGTGGGCATTATTGATGTTGTAATAGAAGGGGACAATGCTATGATCATAGGGTCCATTGCCAAGCGGGATCTCAGTGGGGCTCGATTGGGGCATATTTTTATTGATATCCAAGCTTTGTTGGCAGGGCTAACATGGTTTTCTATTAGTAGTGTAAAACGAGAAGCTAATTATGTGGCTCATTCTTTAGCTCGCTATGCACGACATACTCAGGAGGATGTTTTTTGGATTGAGGATTCTCCTCCCCTTGCTTTGGAAGCTTTGGATTTTGACTTTGCTCATATTCATTAA